From Pseudarthrobacter equi, a single genomic window includes:
- a CDS encoding universal stress protein → MNEEPASRPVIVGVDGSEFSSAALRYAGTLAARFGARLEVITCIGMPDYLVVSSLESSEHPLTAGLEETARRLVEDALGRAFTGDRPTAIDVTVRFGAPGKVLVEESKRAQLLVVGRHGEGGFPGTSMGSVSKACAARSACPVVLVGQEPDSV, encoded by the coding sequence ATGAACGAAGAACCAGCTTCCCGGCCCGTCATCGTGGGTGTTGACGGATCCGAATTCTCCTCGGCTGCCCTGCGGTACGCCGGAACCCTCGCCGCCCGGTTCGGCGCCAGGCTGGAGGTCATCACCTGCATCGGCATGCCCGATTACCTGGTGGTATCCAGCCTTGAGAGCAGCGAGCACCCGCTGACGGCCGGGCTGGAGGAGACCGCCAGGCGCCTGGTGGAGGACGCCCTCGGCAGGGCATTCACCGGCGACCGGCCCACGGCTATCGACGTGACGGTCAGGTTCGGCGCGCCGGGCAAAGTCCTGGTGGAAGAGAGCAAGCGGGCCCAGCTGCTGGTGGTGGGCAGGCATGGTGAAGGAGGCTTCCCCGGCACGTCCATGGGCTCGGTCAGCAAGGCCTGCGCCGCGCGGTCCGCGTGCCCGGTGGTCCTGGTGGGGCAGGAGCCGGACAGCGTGTGA
- a CDS encoding heavy metal translocating P-type ATPase: protein MIAGPGTADTSPGPGDPLPARMRAQVRLYPLVFLTCLVLAATLGLLLAGWEEPARLGASAYAALVAVFRAVVMVRSLREGRWGIDVLALMAIASTVAVGEYLAALVVILMLAGGEALETFAQGRAVRELRSLLDRAPRYAHREANGSVLEDTPIGEVLPGDILVVRPSELVPVDGELLSGAASMDESSLTGESLPVERVRGDLLLSGSVNGEAAIRVRAAATAADSQYSRIIALVEEASSSRAPVVRLADRYAVPFTALAVAMAATAWFLSADPVRFAQVLVVATPCPLLIAAPVAFLAGTSQAAHKGIIIKNTGTLEQLARARTAVFDKTGTLTSGRPVLDTVQAAPAAGPGAGPAFDPARILQLAASAEQYSSHVLAASVIEAAAQRNLELLPVTEATEHATHGVQAVCGDDTVVVGKAGLVKTAAGFRDASIRSGQLAVHVAINGTYAGALIMKDPLRANAVGTLDQLQRLGVRHTVLLTGDAGATAAHIAREAGITRVQADCLPEDKVQAVAAVRERPVLMVGDGVNDAPVLAAADVGIAMGAKGATAASESADVVVMLDDLSRVALAVAIGQRTMSVALVSIWTGIGLSVGLMAVAMTGYIPAVTGALLQELVDLATILNGLRALNGATVRPAAPA from the coding sequence CCGGCTGGGTGCGTCCGCCTATGCAGCGCTCGTGGCCGTGTTCCGCGCGGTGGTGATGGTCCGGTCCCTCCGGGAGGGCCGCTGGGGGATCGACGTGCTGGCGCTCATGGCCATCGCGAGCACGGTGGCCGTGGGCGAGTACCTGGCCGCCCTGGTGGTCATCCTCATGCTTGCCGGCGGCGAGGCGCTGGAAACCTTCGCCCAGGGCCGTGCCGTCCGCGAACTGCGGTCCCTGTTGGACAGGGCTCCCCGCTACGCCCACCGCGAAGCCAACGGATCGGTACTGGAGGACACGCCCATCGGCGAGGTGCTGCCGGGCGACATCCTGGTGGTGCGCCCCTCCGAGCTGGTCCCGGTGGACGGCGAGCTCCTGTCCGGGGCGGCCAGCATGGACGAATCGTCCCTGACCGGCGAGAGCCTGCCCGTGGAAAGGGTCCGGGGGGATCTCCTGCTCAGCGGATCCGTCAACGGCGAGGCAGCCATCAGGGTTCGGGCGGCGGCCACGGCGGCCGACTCACAGTACAGCCGCATCATCGCCCTGGTGGAGGAGGCTTCCTCCAGCCGGGCGCCGGTGGTGCGCCTCGCGGACCGGTACGCCGTTCCCTTCACCGCGCTCGCGGTGGCCATGGCCGCCACGGCCTGGTTCCTTTCGGCAGACCCCGTCCGGTTTGCCCAGGTCCTGGTGGTGGCCACGCCGTGCCCGCTCCTGATCGCCGCGCCCGTGGCATTCCTCGCCGGCACCAGCCAGGCGGCCCACAAAGGCATCATCATCAAGAACACCGGCACGCTGGAACAGCTTGCCCGCGCCCGGACGGCGGTCTTCGACAAGACCGGAACCCTGACTTCGGGACGTCCCGTCCTGGATACGGTGCAGGCGGCACCTGCCGCGGGGCCCGGCGCCGGGCCGGCCTTTGATCCTGCGCGTATCCTGCAGCTGGCTGCCTCCGCCGAACAGTATTCCTCCCACGTCCTGGCGGCCTCAGTCATCGAGGCGGCCGCCCAGCGCAACCTGGAGCTCCTGCCGGTGACGGAAGCCACCGAGCATGCCACCCACGGTGTGCAGGCCGTCTGCGGGGACGACACCGTGGTGGTGGGCAAGGCCGGCCTGGTGAAAACCGCGGCCGGGTTCCGCGATGCGTCGATCCGAAGCGGCCAGCTGGCGGTGCACGTGGCCATCAACGGGACCTACGCCGGAGCGCTGATCATGAAAGACCCGTTGCGGGCCAACGCGGTGGGAACCCTAGACCAGCTACAGCGGCTGGGGGTCCGGCACACCGTGCTGCTGACCGGCGACGCCGGCGCCACCGCCGCACACATCGCCAGGGAAGCCGGGATCACCAGGGTGCAGGCGGACTGCCTGCCGGAGGACAAGGTCCAGGCCGTGGCGGCCGTCCGTGAGCGGCCCGTGCTCATGGTGGGCGACGGCGTCAACGACGCGCCGGTGCTCGCGGCAGCGGACGTTGGCATCGCCATGGGCGCCAAGGGCGCTACAGCTGCCAGCGAATCCGCGGACGTGGTGGTGATGCTGGATGACCTGTCCAGGGTTGCCTTGGCGGTGGCAATCGGGCAACGCACCATGTCGGTGGCCCTCGTCAGCATCTGGACAGGCATCGGACTAAGCGTCGGGCTGATGGCCGTGGCCATGACCGGCTACATTCCCGCCGTCACCGGCGCCCTCCTCCAGGAACTCGTGGACCTGGCCACCATCCTGAACGGGCTGCGGGCCCTGAACGGAGCCACCGTCCGGCCGGCCGCACCGGCATGA